One window of the Desulforhopalus sp. genome contains the following:
- a CDS encoding tyrosine-type recombinase/integrase — protein sequence MGEDKAAAGLPADFRPLHGLRHVYATMLASSGKVDMFTLQKLLTHKSPQMTQRYIHYRDEALRRASDTVDDILSDAMKAEGGNSSNKIISFPSDSSS from the coding sequence ATGGGTGAAGACAAAGCGGCAGCCGGACTACCCGCCGACTTCCGGCCCCTTCATGGTTTGCGGCACGTTTACGCAACAATGTTGGCAAGCTCCGGTAAAGTGGACATGTTTACCCTGCAAAAACTTTTGACCCACAAAAGCCCCCAGATGACGCAACGCTATATACATTACCGCGATGAGGCTTTACGCCGGGCCTCTGATACTGTTGACGATATTTTGTCGGATGCGATGAAGGCCGAAGGGGGGAATTCGAGCAATAAAATAATTTCCTTCCCGAGTGACAGTAGCTCCTGA
- a CDS encoding DUF429 domain-containing protein, producing the protein MTEIVSGSCNEMQVKVIGIDAPCRWSADGRARPAERELIR; encoded by the coding sequence GTGACTGAAATCGTCAGCGGGAGTTGCAACGAGATGCAGGTCAAGGTCATCGGTATCGACGCCCCTTGTCGCTGGAGTGCGGACGGCAGAGCCCGGCCGGCAGAACGAGAGTTGATCAGATGA
- a CDS encoding AAA family ATPase, whose translation MSILIKTVRISGFRGLENIEVPLEETTVLTGMNNTGKTSFLKALQLSLGSRQFVSQDDFFIHGSLISDKIIIDLLIVPLSDDGTQMEEFPEEWEILFTTDRVRNNAEGAAFVPLRTVITFDIIKNNYNTQQYILQDWPEFEQDDGSKWFEAEDAKRTNFRFDEIPFYYMDAQRDILEDTKLKNSYLGRMLSKIEYSPGDLQEIEDQIKILNEKAVSSSDILSNIKTNLKELNTAMDSHGDGIEITPFTKKVRDLNKGLTIYYTDNRDSFSMEYHGMGTRSWSSLLTLKSFITLLSNNAQKDKSVFFPVLAIEEPEAHLHPNAQKKLFRQIEAIAGQKIISTHSPYISATATLAQLRNFYKDRTVTCGRMLVDILSPEDIRKINRQVINTRGEIFFSKLIIFFEGETEEQALPILAQKYFGKTPVELALDFVGVGGHGGYLPFIRFAESFNIPWLIFSDAENTPDKNIKASVKDQFSKCGSKKDETECVVFLDDGKDFERQLLDDGYGDEIKKAIISLDNYANKKHKAAKVKEIADYNNEKLYEIITGTKTQYGPAIAEQIIGSEKALPPKVVDLFSRISAILHLEEA comes from the coding sequence ATGAGCATTCTGATAAAAACAGTTCGCATTTCAGGTTTTCGTGGCTTAGAAAATATTGAGGTTCCGCTTGAAGAAACCACAGTTCTGACAGGAATGAACAATACCGGAAAAACATCCTTTCTTAAGGCACTGCAATTATCATTGGGAAGTAGGCAGTTTGTTTCCCAGGATGATTTCTTTATCCATGGAAGCTTGATTTCCGATAAAATTATAATCGACCTATTGATTGTTCCGTTAAGCGACGATGGCACTCAAATGGAAGAATTTCCAGAGGAATGGGAGATACTTTTCACTACCGATAGAGTCCGTAATAATGCTGAAGGAGCAGCTTTCGTTCCGCTTCGAACAGTCATCACATTTGATATAATAAAAAACAATTACAATACTCAACAATATATCCTGCAAGATTGGCCTGAATTCGAACAGGATGATGGTTCTAAATGGTTTGAAGCTGAAGACGCTAAAAGAACAAATTTCCGTTTCGATGAAATACCGTTCTATTATATGGACGCCCAGCGGGACATCCTAGAGGACACAAAACTTAAAAATTCCTACCTTGGCAGGATGTTATCCAAGATTGAATACTCCCCTGGTGATCTCCAGGAAATCGAGGATCAGATAAAAATACTGAATGAAAAGGCCGTCAGTAGCAGCGATATACTGTCGAATATCAAGACGAATTTAAAAGAACTTAATACCGCAATGGATAGCCATGGTGACGGGATAGAAATAACACCATTCACGAAAAAGGTCCGTGATTTGAACAAAGGGTTGACAATTTATTACACTGACAACCGGGACAGCTTTTCGATGGAATATCACGGTATGGGGACAAGAAGTTGGTCATCTCTTTTAACGCTGAAATCGTTTATTACTCTGCTATCTAATAATGCCCAAAAAGATAAGTCTGTGTTCTTCCCTGTTCTTGCAATAGAAGAACCGGAAGCCCATTTGCATCCCAATGCCCAGAAGAAGCTTTTTAGGCAGATAGAAGCCATCGCAGGCCAAAAAATCATCTCAACACATTCGCCCTATATATCGGCTACTGCAACCCTTGCCCAGTTGCGTAATTTTTATAAGGATAGAACAGTGACATGTGGCAGGATGTTGGTGGATATCCTCTCTCCTGAAGACATCAGAAAAATTAATCGACAGGTCATCAACACCAGGGGTGAAATATTTTTCTCAAAACTGATCATATTCTTCGAAGGAGAGACAGAGGAGCAAGCACTGCCCATTCTTGCCCAAAAATATTTCGGAAAGACCCCTGTTGAACTTGCGCTCGACTTTGTGGGCGTAGGGGGGCATGGAGGTTATCTGCCTTTTATACGATTTGCTGAATCCTTTAATATCCCGTGGTTAATTTTCAGTGATGCAGAAAATACACCAGACAAAAATATCAAAGCGAGTGTTAAGGATCAATTCTCGAAATGCGGAAGCAAGAAAGACGAGACAGAGTGTGTTGTATTCCTAGATGACGGTAAGGACTTCGAAAGGCAACTTCTAGATGATGGTTATGGTGATGAAATCAAAAAGGCGATCATATCTTTAGATAATTATGCAAATAAGAAACACAAAGCGGCAAAAGTAAAAGAAATAGCAGATTACAATAATGAAAAATTATATGAGATCATTACTGGAACCAAGACTCAATATGGTCCCGCAATCGCAGAACAGATAATAGGCAGCGAAAAGGCACTGCCACCAAAGGTTGTTGATCTGTTTAGTAGAATATCTGCCATTTTACATTTAGAGGAGGCATAA
- a CDS encoding DUF72 domain-containing protein, producing MATEDFLRIGTCSWKYDSWEGLVYPRGKEINYLKEYSSHFSTVEVDQWFWSLFKGNTVVLPKPEVVREYAESVPPGFIFSIKVPNSITLTHHYNKKKNAPLIPNPHFLSTELMGKFLQTLEPLGDHIGPLMFQFEYLNKNKMASLGHFTEMFKVFLQGLPAGYKYCIEIRNPNYLKDEYFDFLAEHHLGPVFLQGYYMPSIFEVYGKFKDRLSDPVVLRLHGLDRQGIEERTKNVWDNIVDPRDDELLHLRNIVIDLRERRHQVFLNVNNHYEGSAPRTIEKIRTLLQFV from the coding sequence ATGGCGACAGAAGACTTTCTCAGAATTGGTACCTGCAGCTGGAAGTATGACTCCTGGGAGGGGCTGGTCTATCCTCGCGGTAAAGAAATAAATTACCTCAAGGAATACAGTAGTCATTTTTCAACCGTCGAAGTTGATCAATGGTTCTGGTCCCTGTTCAAAGGAAATACCGTGGTTCTTCCGAAACCTGAAGTTGTCCGAGAATATGCGGAATCAGTACCACCGGGATTTATCTTCAGCATCAAAGTCCCGAACAGCATCACCTTGACCCACCACTACAACAAAAAGAAAAACGCACCCCTGATCCCCAACCCACATTTCCTTTCCACTGAATTAATGGGGAAATTCCTGCAGACCTTGGAGCCGCTTGGCGATCATATCGGCCCATTGATGTTTCAGTTCGAGTACTTGAATAAAAACAAAATGGCCAGCCTGGGTCATTTCACAGAAATGTTTAAAGTCTTCCTTCAGGGTCTGCCGGCGGGATATAAGTATTGCATCGAGATCCGAAATCCGAATTATCTAAAGGATGAGTATTTTGATTTTCTCGCCGAGCATCACCTGGGTCCTGTATTTCTGCAGGGGTATTACATGCCTTCGATTTTTGAAGTGTACGGGAAGTTCAAGGATAGACTGAGTGATCCGGTAGTGCTGAGACTTCATGGTTTGGATCGACAGGGAATCGAAGAACGGACAAAAAATGTCTGGGATAATATTGTCGATCCAAGGGATGATGAACTCTTACACCTGAGAAATATTGTGATCGATCTGCGGGAACGGCGACACCAGGTCTTTTTAAACGTAAACAATCATTACGAGGGTTCTGCACCTCGAACCATAGAGAAGATCAGAACGCTTCTGCAATTTGTGTGA